The Nodosilinea sp. PGN35 genome includes the window TATTGCACGGCAATGCCCCTACAAACCGGGTGTAACTAAATAGGACTCGGTATTAGAAGAAGTCGATCGCCCTAGCCGAAGTAATCTGGCTCGTTGCCCGGTGCCCACTTAATGTTGCAGCCCACGCTGGGTTTTTGGTGGCCGGGCATAGCGCCACCGCTCAGCACCGCATCGAGGGCGGCGCGCAGATCTCGACCGGTGACGGGCACGCCGTTGCTGGGGCGGCTGTTGTCGAGCTGACCCCGGTAGGCCAGGGTTTTGGCCGCGTCAAACACAAAAAAATCGGGGGTGCAGGCGGCGGTGTAGGCCTTGGCCACCGCCTGGGTTTCGTCAAAGCAGTAGGGGAAGGTAAAACCCACATCCTCGGCCTGGGCCTTGAGGTGCTCGGGGCCGTCCTGGGGGTGGGTTTGCAGACTGTTGGCGCTGATGGCAACGATGCCCACCCCCTGGGGGCCGTAGTCTCGGCCAAGGCGGGCCAGCTCGCCCTCGACATGCCTGACAAAGGGGCAGTGGCGGCAGATAAACATCACCAGCAGGGCCGGGGCATCGGCAAAGGTGCCCAGGTTGATAGTTTCGCCGCTGACCACATCGACTAGCTCAAAGGGGGGGGCAGCGGTGCCCAGGGGCAGCATGGTAGATTCCACCATAGCCATGGGGTTAGTCTCCAGGGTGAGTTGTCTCTTCTC containing:
- a CDS encoding thioredoxin family protein, which gives rise to MAMVESTMLPLGTAAPPFELVDVVSGETINLGTFADAPALLVMFICRHCPFVRHVEGELARLGRDYGPQGVGIVAISANSLQTHPQDGPEHLKAQAEDVGFTFPYCFDETQAVAKAYTAACTPDFFVFDAAKTLAYRGQLDNSRPSNGVPVTGRDLRAALDAVLSGGAMPGHQKPSVGCNIKWAPGNEPDYFG